A DNA window from Ignavibacteriales bacterium contains the following coding sequences:
- the dtd gene encoding D-aminoacyl-tRNA deacylase, with product MRAIVQRVKHCSVTIDGTLHSSIENGILILLGIKNGDRESDAEYLAERCSSLRIFEDEARKMNLSVKDVKGAVMVVSQFTLYGDTQKGNRPSYTDAASPQIAETLYDHFIRHLQKQLGEQHVDSGVFRAMMDVELVNDGPVTLMVESKNQ from the coding sequence ATGCGTGCAATAGTTCAGCGAGTAAAGCACTGTTCAGTAACAATCGACGGAACGTTACATAGTTCAATCGAAAATGGAATTCTTATCCTCCTTGGTATCAAGAACGGCGATAGAGAGTCCGATGCGGAATATCTTGCGGAGCGTTGTTCGTCACTTCGCATTTTTGAAGATGAAGCAAGGAAGATGAATCTTTCCGTCAAGGATGTAAAGGGCGCAGTGATGGTGGTTTCGCAGTTCACGCTTTACGGCGACACTCAAAAAGGGAATCGGCCAAGTTATACTGATGCTGCATCTCCGCAGATTGCCGAAACTCTCTACGATCATTTCATCAGGCATTTACAAAAACAGTTAGGCGAACAACACGTTGATTCCGGTGTTTTTCGCGCAATGATGGATGTCGAACTTGTCAATGATGGGCCAGTAACGTTGATGGTAGAAAGCAAGAATCAATAG
- the prmC gene encoding peptide chain release factor N(5)-glutamine methyltransferase has product MPEDKTRVWTVRELMKSAIEHLQRKGFEDARLNVELLLAHALDLQRIQLYLHFDKPLTPGELKQFRTLFERRLKREPVQYIIGSTSFMGLHFAVDARVLIPRPETETLIEQAMLLCQRYSGDAQIHVLEVGTGSGNIAVSLAKYIKHAYVTAIDISQEALIVAEKNARLHSVDSQIQFSLIDVFDRSEELFRERFDLLVSNPPYVPKDEWEQLHAEVRDFEPSVAVTDGKDGFQFYHRLIGIIPDILKPGGGILFEVGFHQAEKVAHELKSAGVEQLQIANDLQGVPRVVSGIWAGLPSNLISLN; this is encoded by the coding sequence ATGCCAGAAGATAAGACGCGAGTATGGACTGTTCGTGAATTAATGAAATCTGCGATAGAGCACCTTCAACGTAAAGGATTCGAGGATGCCCGTCTCAACGTCGAACTCCTTCTTGCACATGCGTTAGACCTGCAGCGAATTCAACTTTATCTCCATTTTGATAAACCACTCACACCCGGAGAACTGAAGCAATTTCGCACATTGTTTGAACGACGATTAAAGCGAGAGCCGGTGCAATATATTATCGGTTCAACAAGTTTTATGGGACTTCACTTTGCCGTCGATGCACGTGTGCTCATCCCGCGCCCCGAAACAGAAACCCTCATTGAACAAGCAATGTTATTATGCCAGCGTTATTCCGGCGATGCACAGATCCATGTGCTAGAAGTTGGAACGGGAAGCGGAAATATTGCAGTATCACTCGCAAAGTATATCAAGCATGCGTACGTTACAGCAATCGACATTAGTCAAGAAGCATTGATTGTTGCCGAGAAGAATGCGCGACTGCACTCCGTTGATTCACAGATTCAATTTTCTCTCATCGATGTATTTGATCGATCAGAAGAATTATTCCGAGAACGATTTGATCTTCTTGTGAGTAATCCTCCTTATGTTCCGAAAGACGAGTGGGAACAATTGCATGCGGAAGTGCGGGATTTCGAACCTTCAGTAGCGGTGACCGACGGCAAGGATGGATTTCAATTCTACCATCGCCTCATTGGAATTATTCCTGATATTCTCAAACCCGGCGGCGGTATTCTCTTTGAAGTTGGTTTTCACCAAGCAGAAAAGGTTGCACATGAATTGAAAAGTGCTGGAGTAGAGCAACTTCAAATTGCAAATGATTTACAGGGAGTACCGCGTGTTGTATCCGGAATTTGGGCTGGATTGCCGTCGAATTTGATAAGTCTAAATTGA